AAAACAAAGGATGTTCCTGGCCCAAGCACCGGGTCTGTCTTGTCCCAATGCAATGGCGGATTCGAGTTGCTGTATCTCCACCGTGTTCAGTTCTGATTCATTTCGACCAGAACTTGTTACTTGCTCAAGGAAGGTGATCAGGTCTATCATACGGACCCTTTCTGCTTCTGCTAAGTTTTTCACCTTATGTTCTATGGGCAATAAGTTGACCACATCCTTTGCAGCAGTGAAATTGCCTTGTTCCACTAGCGCGTTGGCTTCAGCATAGCGCGCGGATGGCCGTCGCAATTCATGCCATACCATACGAATGCTATCCACAGGGTCACCGATAGAATCGGCGTATAGTTTTTGTACCAGGATGGATGTACCATGCGACATATTGCTGCTATGTATGCCAATGGCTTCTTCCATATAAAAGCGTACCGTCTTACTGTGCCAGCTAGCTTCGATCACCCCCAACATGTACTCTGGCATTGGTGTTGGTGCCTCATACTCCATCCATTTTACAAAACCCTCCTTCGATGTGGCCTCTGGATTAGCTAAGCAGATCTCAAGCACGATCGCATTGGGTAGGATATTCTTACTTACCGTCTCGAATAGCGCTTCTGTGCTTAAGTAAGGCGACTTGGACATCAACTTGCTTCGCAGATCCCTTACCTCAGCAGGCCAGGTATCCATGATCTCAACCACAAGTTCATCCGTGCTACCGCCATCGATCATATTGTCATACACATAACGCAGATCGGCGTACACCGTTCGTTCGCTTGCGATCATGGCACTGAGGTCTTGCACAGCCATGTGCTGGATGTTGCCACCACCAATGGCTTTGGTACGCTGAGTGCATACATTGGTGGGAGCAGTTGCAACAATGGTCTTGGCAAAGTAGGTAGCATCGATATCCAAGGGGTCAAAGACGCTTCCGGCAGAATGACCGATGTAATTCACTACGTTCAAATTTCCATTGGCGTGTAGATCACTTTCAACTGGTAAGTTCATATCATCACGGTCGAACGTATTGCCAGCAGGGAAATCAAGTTCGCCTTGGACCGTTCTAATGGTCTGTCGCGAATCGATAAAAGCGTTACCCGTCACATTCAAACGGTTCCAAATGTTGTACCCGTTATAGCTGTTCGCATTGCATCGGAACTGGAGGCCATGCAATGGTTTAGCCAATTCATCGGCACACCACCCTTCGCCAACATAGGCAGCATTCATGCCTTGCACGAAGTTTCTGAAAACGAGGTCGTCGTGATTCCCGCTATTGTTCACAACTATTCCTTCGCACTTGATCGGTCCCTGCCGTAAAAGCCTGTTATCATCAATCGCAAACCCGTATCCGTAGGTGCTAAAGATTCCGCGATGATAGGGTGCCCAATCAACAGTTTCTAATGGATTCGTCATTGGCACATTTCTACCTCCAACGCCGAAAATGTTATTCGTAATGCTGAATCCGACTACGCCATCTGCATAAACGCCACATATATTCCTGAGAAAGGTGGTATTCTGCACAGCGAACTTGCGTGTTGTCAAGGAACTCATGGCATGTATGGCATGGTCGAAACCTTCGAAGGTGCTAGGTACTATATTGTTTTGTGGGCAAGGGTAAGTATTGCTATTGCAAATGCCCTGCACTTTGAATTCGGCATCCATACTGTAAATGCCATAGCCAAGATCGAGACTACCCATGTTCGTGAAGAACGTATCGGACCATTCGTTCCTGAAATGGCATAACGAGAAGTTAATCCCACTTACCTTGTTCATGTACACATGGTGTTTGAAGTTGTACGGTTGCGGGTAATTCGCATCAACCTTGAAAGTAACCCCTGCGAAATTGGAGCGGTTACCAAGCAAAATACTGGAATTACCCGCTGCGAAATTCTGGTACCGCATCATACGTACCCCTTCTATACAATTGACGAAGGAACTGCTGTTCGCATTTAGGATACCACCTGAAAAGCCTTGGACATTGGAAGATGTTTGCGTAGCACCAAGAAGTACTCCAACTTCGGCATTTTCGATAATGCTATTGTAGACCATGATCATGCGCCCTTGGTTGGTAGGGTAAGCGGCCCACGTTTGCGGTTGGCTGATGGTGCCACGCACTTCTACGCCGCGCCAACGTGTGTTTGGGCACTGTAAGGATGTGAAACGGGTGTTCCGCATATCCAAGTACCCACCGCGTTCAACAATTACGCGCACGCCAGGTGCGAACCGTACGGTCATGTTATTGAGGGTGAGCTTAGCGCCCGGTTTTACCACCAGATCACAATTGAACGTTAACGTAGATGCGTTGCCATACGGATTATTCGTATCGCTCCATGACGCTGTTCCGGTATGTTCCAATCCTTCTACAACGCCGCTGCCGGTCTGGCCTAAGAAGGTGCAACAGGCGGCTTTGTTGGCTGTTGTCAAGTAAGAGTCGTTGCTCACACCAATATTGAGGTAATACGGATTGTAATTCACACCATAATTGACAGTGGGATCGAACGTAGAGACCGTGGCTGTAAATATGTTGCTTTGCCATTGTGCCGTTATCGGACTCGCTACGTTAGTCAACGCGGCTATGCCGCTAGGCAATGGAAAATACACCGCATCAGAGGAACCATTTGGGGTTTTGTTCCTGTAGGTACGTGAGCGCATAAGGTCTAGGTTCACCGGGGTAGGTATCAGGTTGGTGAGATCAGTAGCTTGCCCAGAGAGTAGGTCCAAGTGCCCGAGATACGGGATCCATTGTTGATTACCGTTTTCGAATTCGCCAGTTACATACAAGCCTTGCCCATCTGGTCTAAAAGAACAACCACGCAATCCTCCCGGTATATTGGCTGTTGGTCCGTATGGAGAAAAAGGTTGAGTTACATTACTCACAGTATGCGTCTGCACTGAGTTATTCAAAAGTACCCCGGTATTCGAATTGAAACGCATAGTAACGATGTTGCCCATGTTGGTATAGGTGGGATAGTCAAATAATGCCTCATCTACCATCGCGAATGCTACACCGTTGCTCGTCATAATTGCATCTGCATCGCGCATGAACGCCTTGAATGTTGACGGGTCGGTATCTGTGAAATCATCAACTGTTTGCACATACCATTTGCTAGGAACAGGCTGCACGGAGTAAATTCCGTGGTCGGTAACACGGTACACATAGATCCGTGACTTCAGGATCAAGAAAAGGAGATGCTCACCATTATTTCCAGATTCTACAACACGGATCTGAGGACTTATGGATTTTCCGGTTGCATCGGCAAACAGCCTACCCATATGTGATGATGTGAGGGTTGAGTTGAATGATGTCACAGCAACGCCTCCAATTCCCGTGGTATACCATTCGAAGAACATCGAATTCGCATAGTCTTCATTGAAGTTAAGAAATTGAGGATATAATGTTGCGAGTTCGGAGTGTGGGTTGTTGCCAAGATCCAGGTCTAAGATCCGACCCATTTTTGAACATCCGGAAGCATTTGCGGGAAACCGGGTGTTAATTGCGTTCATATCCAGAACGCTCCATTGCAAATGGGTGCCATTATAATTGTCGCTTTTCGGTTCAGCTGCGATCAAATAGAACAAACCGCAATTACCGGGTACAGGAATGCTTACGAACTCCATAACACCCCTTGCAACGCATTGTAGGCAACCTGGGGCGCGTGCATCAGCGATCAACCAGCCATTCCCGTCGTACACATTACCGTCGATCGCGAAGAACAGAATACGTCCGTCTCCTGTGGCCCTAATGTGTTGTGATCGTTGCGGTATTTCTCCATGATAAGCCTGAGGAGTCCCAACAGGATGAGTAGGTAATGTTATTGGAAGACTTGTTAGAGAACCAACCGCTGGGCTTAACAAGAGTCCTTCGTTTCCCGCAATAAGTGCATCGGGTTGCGCCAAGAGCTTACCCGGTTCGTATCCGCTCCACCCCCACGTGGAAAAATAAGCCGCTAACAAACCAGCTCTGAGAAATGTGCTTCGTGTTTTCATTGGACCTAAGGATTTTGTTCTTTGGCAGTATTGCCGGGCCAATGTTCAGGTGAATGATCGAATAAAGTAATGCGTTGGAGGCATGATCATATGCTTTTTTAATGCCTCTTTATCATACGAATTATGCGGTGGAGTAATGATCAATCTTTTCAACCGTTCCTAAGTTCAATGATACCAATGGCTGTTCAGCGATAAGCGATCTACGCATATAACGCATATATTGGCACACCAAGTTCACCACCGTTGACTCTCTCCGAATGAATGCAAAAGTGATCGGTAAAAATGTTCGTGCGTTGCGCAAGCGGAAAGGGTTATCCCAGACCCAATTGGGTGAGGCGCTCTTTTTATGTCAAACCCGTATTTCTCGTCTTGAAAAGGGGGAACGCGTGCCACCCGCCGATGTGCTTGAACGGTTAGGAAAGTTTTTCGAGGTTACGATCGAAGATCTCGGCACGAAGCATTACTGGGAATTTGCAGGGCTACCGCTACCACCGGTCGGACCTTCACCTGCACCTGTGCAACAAGAGCACGCCGAATATAGAGCGCCGCGTTCAGATTCGTTACCACTCAGCATTTATCTGGATATACGCAAGGAAAGCAGATCACGGATCCGCTATTTGGAAAACCTCTGCAAAGAGCTTACAAAGACCATCAGGGGCTTTGGAGATGGCCTCCAACGGGGGGGGGTAAGTAGTTGTATGTCAGCTTATTAACACGTTATCCTTTAGGCCAATACCCAATACCCTTTACCCTATACCCTGTACCAGCTACCCAAACCAACCTCACTCCTTCGCAACCCCTTTCCGTTCCCTGATCTTCTTCACCAGGTCCTCGAGCTGATCCACGGAAAGTTGCTTGCCTACGATCTTGCGGTCGCCATCCACAAGGAACACTTTCGGTGTGCTATACACATCATACGTATCGGCGTAGTTCAGACTCTCCAACGTGGTGTGCTCCGGTATGTACATGCGCGGGTTCTTCTTCGCATTCTCGAAGACGGTCTTCGTGAGGCCAACGTTCACCCAATCCAATCCATTCTCCCGGATGAATTTTTTCCAATCCTTCATCAGGGTTTCATCCACGGATTTGGACACAGCATACACTTCAATGCCCATGTCCCTAAGTTTCTCTTTATAAACCTTGTAGATCTCCGGCAATTCTGTTTTACAATGCCCGCAATGTGGATCCCAAAAGAGGATCACCACAAACTCAGCAGGCAGATCATAGAAGTTGATCCACTTCTCTTCCGTGCTATCGGTGAGTGAGAGGTAGGGAGCTTTCTTGCCGATCAACAGTGGTGCCAATTTCTGCGTTTTATCACAAAGCTTGGTCAAGTTCTCGTCGGTCATCCATGGTGTGCGGCTGGCCTTACCGCTACCGGGGCAGTAATAGGTCTGCGCCATGTGTACCAATACGGCGTCCATGCCCATGATGTCGCTGGTCTCGTAGCGAAGGGTAACGTTGTGAACGATGTACTTGAACGTTTCGGGATCGTCCATGGTCCTGGCAACCAGTTCATCGACCAGTTTGTTGATGGTATCCGGCACTTGTGGTAACACTTTACCCATGTATTCATCGAACTTATTGGCAAAGACAGGAATGCGCACAATGCGCTCATCGGAGAGGTTGAAATTGTCCCAAAAATGCGCACGGTATTGATAATACGAAGCGGCGCTGTCCAACGTACCATCGGCCTTGCGGGGTTCAGGAAGCTCCACGGGCATACTCATGCGCACTAAAGATGCCACCAAGGTGTTCGGGTTCTTCGCCACCAGATCCCGCTGGTAATCTTTCACGGCCTTGTCCAGCGCCTCCATTTCGGCCTTCAGCGCAGATCGGCCAATGGGGTCTTGTTGTCCGTCCATCTTAGCGCGCAACGCATCGCTATCCAGCTTGCGGTCGTTCAGGAATCGGATGTAATCCACAAAGAGCTGGTTCTCCGTGCTTTGGTCAACGACCAAGTATTTCAGCATATCCTCTTTCTTCGTGGTCACTTTGATCGTGGGTTCGTTTACGACCATTTCGAAAAACTTCGGACCCGGCGCCACCACAGCATACATACCGGTCTTGTAACCCTTCGGGCTTTTGAAGACCACCTTGCCTTTGCCATCGGCAATTGCGGTATCCGCGTAATACAATTTGTTCCCGTAGTAATTCGCCAAATAGATGGTGTCCTTTGCGGCACCTTGTATGGTTACGTCGATGTTGCGTTTCGGTTCATCCTGCGCGGAAAGCAGGGTAGTGGAACACGCAAAAAGGGTCAAGAAAAGAAGTACACCGTATCGCATGGCGGCAAAAATAGACTGAACTGTTTAGTTGACCGAAAGGCAATTCTTAAGCCAAGACGGATATGAAGGAACAGAAGGCTACGTGTTCACATCATTTAACCTGCCGTGATCTCTCGCGGATTCGGTTCCGGCAAATGATCTGGAGCTCGCCTGCCGAACGACAGGGTGAGGCCGCCCATGCAGGGTAAAGCTGATGAACACTATGATGTGCAGAGCGAAGCAATGCACCGATCAAAGTTTAGAACCGTTAGGGTGCTACCTATTCTGCACAAGATCAATATCCGTCTTGAACTCACTCGTGGTGTGGAAGGTGATCTCCGGATTATTGCGGCGTTCCAGATCCAGCATGTATGCGCTAGGCGCCATGAATACTGGGTTATCATCCTTGTCCTGTACGATCTGTTGCGCTTTTACGCGGATGAACTGATCAAGTACATCCTCATCCGTGCTGGTCATCCAACACGCCTTGTATGCCGGTATTTGCTGGAATGCGCATTTGGCGCCATACTCGTGCTCCAACCTGTAGCTGATCACTTCGAACTGTAGCTCACCTACACAACCAACGATCTTCTTGTTACCGGGCTGTTGCGTGAAGAGCTGAGCAACACCTTCGTCGGTAAGTTGTCGAATGCCTTTATCAAGTTGCTTGGACTTCATGGGGTCCATGTTCACCAGCTCACGGAACATCTCCGGACTGAATGCCGGAATGCCACGGAATTGGAAGTCGGCACCATCGGTAAGGGTATCACCGATCTTGAAGTTGCCTGTATCGAATAAGCCGATCACATCACCCGGCCATGCTTCCTCTACGATCTGCTTGGTTGCTGCAAGGAATGAAGTAGGAGCGCCGAACCGGAGTTGTTTTTCGAGACGAACATGTTTGTACAGCGTGTTGCGCACGAACTTTCCGGAGCAGATCCTTAGAAATGCGATGCGATCCCGGTGGTTAGGGTCCAAATTCGCATGGATCTTGAAAATGAAACCGCTGAAATGTGGATCATCCGGTTCCACTAGGCCTTTATCCGTTGCACGTGGCTGAGGTCTTGGTGCAATATCCACGAACGCGTTCAACACCTCCTTCACCCCGAAGTTATTGAAAGCGCTGCCGAAGAATACCGGTGCAATGCGGCCATCCCGGTAGGCTTCGATGTTCAGCGGGTCATATACACCCTCGATCAGATCAATGTCCTCACGAAGTGCAGTAGCAGGTTCGGGACCGATCTTACTGTCCAAGAGAGGATCCTTCAGGTCCTTGATGCTCACGCTGTCCTGCTCCACCTTGGTCTTACCGGGATCGAACAGGCGCAGGCTTTTGCTGTACATATCATAGACACCTTTGAATGTCGCTCCGATGCCTATCGGCCAGCTCATGGGCCGCACCTTGATGGAAAGTTTTTCCTCCAACTCATCAAGCAGATCGAATGGATCACGACCTTCAAGGTCCAATTTATTGATGAATACGATCACCGGGGTGTTCCGCATCCGGCAAACTTCCATAAGCCGCTCGGTCTGTGCTTCTACACCCTTTACACAATCGATCACCAGAACAACGCTGTCAACGGCAGTGAGCGTGCGGTAGGTATCCTCTGCAAAATCCCTGTGGCCGGGCGTATCCAACAGGTTGATCAATTTGCCGCCATAGTTGAACGTCATGACCGACGTACTTACGCTGATTCCACGTTGGCGCTCAATGTCCATAAAGTCGCTCGTAGCTCCTCTACGGATCTTATTGCTCTTTACGGCACCCGCTGTTTGAATGGCGCCTCCATACAACAGGAATTTCTCTGTTAGCGTGGTCTTGCCCGCATCAGGGTGGCTAATGATCGCGAACGTTCGCCGGTGATCGATCTCTTCTTTAAGGCTCATAACTTGTTATGCTCCCGTTGACCGCTCCTTTGGATTTCCGGCAATGGGGCCGCAAATGTAGCCGGTTAGTAGCACAAGCGTCTCTGCCATGAAAAGCTTCCTTCTTACTTTCGCACCGCTCTGGAATACGGAGTACAACCTGCAACCTTCATGAAGAAACTTCTGTTACTCGTTTTCCTACCAGCCACATTTGCTTATTCGCAAACGCCGGTTTCGATCAACCTTCAGTCCTTCGCGACAGGTCTACCTAGCGTAGTGGACCTTGCGCACGCTGGTGATGAACGCCTGTTCGCTGTATTGCAGCCAGGCACGATACGGATCATTAATGCTGATGGAACCGTTGTTCCCACACCGTTCCTGGATATTACGTCTCGTGTTAATTCGGGTGGTGAGCAAGGATTATTGGGTCTTGCATTCGATCCGAACTATGTACAGAACGGGTTTTTCTATGTGAATTATATTTTTGGAAGCGGAAATGGGAATACGCGGATCTCACGTTTCCAGGTTTCCAGTGATCCAAACGTAGCACTTGATACGACCGAGCAAGTGATCTACACCTGGCCACAACCTTACAGTAATCATAATGGCGGTGATCTGGATTTTGGTCCGGATGGCTACCTATACGTTGGTTTTGGTGATGGCGGCAGTGCGGGAGATCCGGAAGGCCGTGCACAGGATGTAAGCAATCCCTTAGGTGATATGATCCGCATCGATGTAAGCGATCCGGATACGATCTATACCATACCACCGACGAACCCTTTTGCGAACGTAACGGCAAATAGTGATACACTTCCTGAGATCTGGGCTTCGGGATTACGCAATCCGTTCCGATGGGGCTTCGATGCGCTTAGCGGTGATCTTTGGATCGGTGATGTTGGACAGAACGCCTATGAAGAAGTGGATTTTTGGCCTGCTGGGAACAATTCCCACCCCAACTTCGGCTGGCGCTGTTATGAAGGTCTGCACCCATATAACACAACGGGCTGCCTTCCTATAGCCAATTATGTAGCTCCGGTCTCGGAGCATGCTCAAAGTACATTCGGTTGGTATTCAGTTATTGGAGGGCGGGTATATCGCGGTCAGGAATTTCCGCGTTTGGAAGGTCGTTACATCTATACGGATTATGTGGGTGGCGATTTCTTTTCATTGCTCCCGGATGGTATTGGTGGTTGGGTTCGTGAGGAGATCAGGAATAGCACAACGACAGGATATACCTGCATCGCCGAGAATAATGATGGTGAATTATTTGTAACTAACATCACAAGCGGGATCGTCTATCGCATTGTCGACGCATGTCCACAGGATGCACCAACGGTTGATCAGAACACGAACACGCTCACAAGCTCCCAAGCAACCGCTTACCAGTGGTATCTGAACGGTCAAGCGATCACCGGAGCAACTGATCAAACACTAGATGTTGTTGAATCCGGAACTTATTACGTAGTTGCCACGGTCGGCCCCAATTGTCAATTGGCTTCAGATACGGTAGAGGTCATTTTCAATGGCATTGGCGGAACTGTGCATACCAGCTTAGAGATTTATCCGAACCCGGCCAAGGAGCGCATTGTGGTGAATGGGCTACCAGCAATGGTAACTTTGATCAAATTGTTCGACGTTTCCGGCAGAGAACTTCTAAATTCTTCGGCCAGGTCGGTGAACGGCAGCACCACGGTGAACGTAAGTGATATTTCTACTGGACGCTACTCGCTGGTGTTCCTGTCAGCTGATGGAACCGTAATTGAGCAACGTTCGGTTACCGTGCAACATTGAACCAATACACGTCGATATGAAAACCCTGGACATCCATTGTTCAGGGTTTTCTTTTGCGCGAGCATTTCACCCGATATGATGAGGTCATTGCTCCAAAAAGGAATTTGGGTTAGTTTCGGAGACCATAATTGAAGCCATGAGATCATTTCTATTACCCGTTTTTTATGTGTTGGCGCTTTCCTTAAGTGCACAGACCGTACTGTTCAATGAAGATTTTGAAACAGCCCTTCCTGCATTTGCACCGAACACTCCGGATATGGGTTCGGTACAGACCGGGGACAATACTTGGCTGATCAATAGCTCATATGCAGGTGGAAGTGGCGAGATCGAGTGCCTTGGGATCCCGTTCACGTTCACAATACCGACCACTGCGGCACAACCGGCTGGTATATCCATGGCCAATGGCAAGTACCTTCATATTGCAAGCACTCCCGGTATTG
This genomic window from Flavobacteriales bacterium contains:
- a CDS encoding T9SS type A sorting domain-containing protein, which encodes MKTRSTFLRAGLLAAYFSTWGWSGYEPGKLLAQPDALIAGNEGLLLSPAVGSLTSLPITLPTHPVGTPQAYHGEIPQRSQHIRATGDGRILFFAIDGNVYDGNGWLIADARAPGCLQCVARGVMEFVSIPVPGNCGLFYLIAAEPKSDNYNGTHLQWSVLDMNAINTRFPANASGCSKMGRILDLDLGNNPHSELATLYPQFLNFNEDYANSMFFEWYTTGIGGVAVTSFNSTLTSSHMGRLFADATGKSISPQIRVVESGNNGEHLLFLILKSRIYVYRVTDHGIYSVQPVPSKWYVQTVDDFTDTDPSTFKAFMRDADAIMTSNGVAFAMVDEALFDYPTYTNMGNIVTMRFNSNTGVLLNNSVQTHTVSNVTQPFSPYGPTANIPGGLRGCSFRPDGQGLYVTGEFENGNQQWIPYLGHLDLLSGQATDLTNLIPTPVNLDLMRSRTYRNKTPNGSSDAVYFPLPSGIAALTNVASPITAQWQSNIFTATVSTFDPTVNYGVNYNPYYLNIGVSNDSYLTTANKAACCTFLGQTGSGVVEGLEHTGTASWSDTNNPYGNASTLTFNCDLVVKPGAKLTLNNMTVRFAPGVRVIVERGGYLDMRNTRFTSLQCPNTRWRGVEVRGTISQPQTWAAYPTNQGRMIMVYNSIIENAEVGVLLGATQTSSNVQGFSGGILNANSSSFVNCIEGVRMMRYQNFAAGNSSILLGNRSNFAGVTFKVDANYPQPYNFKHHVYMNKVSGINFSLCHFRNEWSDTFFTNMGSLDLGYGIYSMDAEFKVQGICNSNTYPCPQNNIVPSTFEGFDHAIHAMSSLTTRKFAVQNTTFLRNICGVYADGVVGFSITNNIFGVGGRNVPMTNPLETVDWAPYHRGIFSTYGYGFAIDDNRLLRQGPIKCEGIVVNNSGNHDDLVFRNFVQGMNAAYVGEGWCADELAKPLHGLQFRCNANSYNGYNIWNRLNVTGNAFIDSRQTIRTVQGELDFPAGNTFDRDDMNLPVESDLHANGNLNVVNYIGHSAGSVFDPLDIDATYFAKTIVATAPTNVCTQRTKAIGGGNIQHMAVQDLSAMIASERTVYADLRYVYDNMIDGGSTDELVVEIMDTWPAEVRDLRSKLMSKSPYLSTEALFETVSKNILPNAIVLEICLANPEATSKEGFVKWMEYEAPTPMPEYMLGVIEASWHSKTVRFYMEEAIGIHSSNMSHGTSILVQKLYADSIGDPVDSIRMVWHELRRPSARYAEANALVEQGNFTAAKDVVNLLPIEHKVKNLAEAERVRMIDLITFLEQVTSSGRNESELNTVEIQQLESAIALGQDRPGAWARNILCFYYDHCVPPVTGWDDSNPKSNRPEAPTSTIETKPSLHVFPNPAETYVTFGYKLESAPTKAFLTVKDATGRMIATIPISLIQAQVAYDPRDLAKGLYTVELSNDGTLISSEKLVLQ
- a CDS encoding PQQ-dependent sugar dehydrogenase, which translates into the protein MKKLLLLVFLPATFAYSQTPVSINLQSFATGLPSVVDLAHAGDERLFAVLQPGTIRIINADGTVVPTPFLDITSRVNSGGEQGLLGLAFDPNYVQNGFFYVNYIFGSGNGNTRISRFQVSSDPNVALDTTEQVIYTWPQPYSNHNGGDLDFGPDGYLYVGFGDGGSAGDPEGRAQDVSNPLGDMIRIDVSDPDTIYTIPPTNPFANVTANSDTLPEIWASGLRNPFRWGFDALSGDLWIGDVGQNAYEEVDFWPAGNNSHPNFGWRCYEGLHPYNTTGCLPIANYVAPVSEHAQSTFGWYSVIGGRVYRGQEFPRLEGRYIYTDYVGGDFFSLLPDGIGGWVREEIRNSTTTGYTCIAENNDGELFVTNITSGIVYRIVDACPQDAPTVDQNTNTLTSSQATAYQWYLNGQAITGATDQTLDVVESGTYYVVATVGPNCQLASDTVEVIFNGIGGTVHTSLEIYPNPAKERIVVNGLPAMVTLIKLFDVSGRELLNSSARSVNGSTTVNVSDISTGRYSLVFLSADGTVIEQRSVTVQH
- a CDS encoding helix-turn-helix domain-containing protein; translated protein: MNAKVIGKNVRALRKRKGLSQTQLGEALFLCQTRISRLEKGERVPPADVLERLGKFFEVTIEDLGTKHYWEFAGLPLPPVGPSPAPVQQEHAEYRAPRSDSLPLSIYLDIRKESRSRIRYLENLCKELTKTIRGFGDGLQRGGVSSCMSAY
- a CDS encoding DUF5106 domain-containing protein, with product MRYGVLLFLTLFACSTTLLSAQDEPKRNIDVTIQGAAKDTIYLANYYGNKLYYADTAIADGKGKVVFKSPKGYKTGMYAVVAPGPKFFEMVVNEPTIKVTTKKEDMLKYLVVDQSTENQLFVDYIRFLNDRKLDSDALRAKMDGQQDPIGRSALKAEMEALDKAVKDYQRDLVAKNPNTLVASLVRMSMPVELPEPRKADGTLDSAASYYQYRAHFWDNFNLSDERIVRIPVFANKFDEYMGKVLPQVPDTINKLVDELVARTMDDPETFKYIVHNVTLRYETSDIMGMDAVLVHMAQTYYCPGSGKASRTPWMTDENLTKLCDKTQKLAPLLIGKKAPYLSLTDSTEEKWINFYDLPAEFVVILFWDPHCGHCKTELPEIYKVYKEKLRDMGIEVYAVSKSVDETLMKDWKKFIRENGLDWVNVGLTKTVFENAKKNPRMYIPEHTTLESLNYADTYDVYSTPKVFLVDGDRKIVGKQLSVDQLEDLVKKIRERKGVAKE
- a CDS encoding peptide chain release factor 3, yielding MSLKEEIDHRRTFAIISHPDAGKTTLTEKFLLYGGAIQTAGAVKSNKIRRGATSDFMDIERQRGISVSTSVMTFNYGGKLINLLDTPGHRDFAEDTYRTLTAVDSVVLVIDCVKGVEAQTERLMEVCRMRNTPVIVFINKLDLEGRDPFDLLDELEEKLSIKVRPMSWPIGIGATFKGVYDMYSKSLRLFDPGKTKVEQDSVSIKDLKDPLLDSKIGPEPATALREDIDLIEGVYDPLNIEAYRDGRIAPVFFGSAFNNFGVKEVLNAFVDIAPRPQPRATDKGLVEPDDPHFSGFIFKIHANLDPNHRDRIAFLRICSGKFVRNTLYKHVRLEKQLRFGAPTSFLAATKQIVEEAWPGDVIGLFDTGNFKIGDTLTDGADFQFRGIPAFSPEMFRELVNMDPMKSKQLDKGIRQLTDEGVAQLFTQQPGNKKIVGCVGELQFEVISYRLEHEYGAKCAFQQIPAYKACWMTSTDEDVLDQFIRVKAQQIVQDKDDNPVFMAPSAYMLDLERRNNPEITFHTTSEFKTDIDLVQNR